The window TGACAATTTGTTAAGACTTCTATAACACTCATTCCTCTATGACTTATACCTTCCTTTATATATTTTACAGTTAAAGGATAATGATAAACAGTGCTTCTTGCAACATAAGTTGCTCCTGAAGTTAAAGCTAACTCAACTATATCGAAAGAATTCTCTATATTCCCATATGGCATCGTACTTGCTATCTTTTCATGTGGAGTAGTAGGTGAGTGCTGCCCTCCAGTCATTCCATAAATCATATTGTTAAAAATAATAACTGTAATATCTAAATTTCTTCTACATGCATGTATAAAATGATTCCCTCCAATTGCAGTAATATCACCATCACCGCCCATAACTACTACCTTAAAATCAGGTCTTGCAAGTTTTACACCTGTAGCAAAAGCTATTGCTCTTCCATGAAGGGTGTGCATTGTATTAAAATCTAGATAACCAGTTGCCCTTGAAGAACAACCAATTCCTGAAACAACGGCTACTCTATCCTTTTCTAATTTTAATTCATTAACCGCATCAATAAAAGATTTTAAAATTATTCCATTTCCACAACCTGGGCACCAGACTGTGGGCCACCTGTCAATCCTTAAATAATTTATTAAATCATCCCTTTTCATGAATAACACCTCCATGTTTTTCAACAGAAATTTTAGATGTCTTAAACAAAAAATCTGTCAGTGAATCTGGATAATCATTTAAATACACTACCCTTTTTATACCCGCATTAATTATAAGCCTTGCACAAACTGAACATGGTTTATGAGTTACATATATTGTGGCATCATCAGTTGATATGCCAAATTTTGCTGCCTGCATCAAAGCATTTTGCTCTGCATGAAGAGCATAACACACTTCTTGATTTTCCCCAGATTTAATATTTAAATCATCCCTAATACAACCTATGTCATCACAATGAGGAAAACCAGAAGGAGGTTGGTTATAACCTGTCGCTAAAATTCTCTTATCTTTAACAATAACAGCTCCAACTTTTCTATGAAAACAAGTAGAACGGGTAGCTATAATTTCAGCAATTTTCAAAAAGTAGCTATCCCAACTTTCACGTTTATCCCCCGATTTAGTTATTTTTAAATTTTTTAAATAAGAATCTAAATTCATTTTATAGCTCCCTCCAAAATAACTTGTTCCATAAAAGATTTTAATATATATAAAATTAAAAGCAAGTCCCAAATATTTGAAATAGATTGTATTAACTATTTGTATCTACAAAAAATACCTATTTAGTCAATTAATATGATAAAATATCTTTGTAATGACAAAACAGATACATAGGAGGCGATGAAATGGAAAGTGGTAGAAAAAAAATCGAATGGGTTTCAAACTTTATGCCCTTATTAAATTACCTAAAAAAAGAATATAAAGGAGTTTTTAATGGTACTAAAATTGGGATGGCAATCCATTTGGAAGCAAAAACTGCTTATTTAGCAATTACTTTAAAAGAACTTGGAGCTGATGTTTTCGTTACAGGGTGTAATCCATTATCAACACAAGATGATGTAGCAGCTGCATTATCTGAATATGGTATAACTGTTCATGCAAAAAGAACTCATGACGAAAAAATTTATTTTAACAATCTAAACAAAGTTCTTGATCATGAACCTGAACTAATTTTAGATGATGGTGCAGATCTAAGTGTGATTTTGCATACTGAAAGAACAGAGCTTTTAAAAAATGTTAAAGGAATTTCAGAAGAAACAACTACCGGAGTTAGAAGACTTTTAAACCTTCAAGAAAAGGGACTTTTAAAAGTTCCTGTTATAGCCGTTAATAATGCAAAAATGAAACATTTTTTTGACAATAGATATGGAACTGGACAATCCACTTGGGATTCAATAATGAGAAATACAAATACATTGATTGCTGGGAAAAATGTAGTTATTGCCGGATATGGCTGGTGTGGTAGAGGTATTGCTATGAGAGCAAAAGGATTGGGAGCAAATGTTATTGTTACTGAGGTAGATCCTATAAAAGCTATAGAGGCACTTATGGATGGGTTTAATGTTATGAAAATGTCGGAAGCAGCTAAAATTGCAGATATAGTGGTAACATCTACAGGTGTAAAAGATGTGGTAAAATATGAAGATATACTAAACATGAAAAATGGTGTTATACTTGCAAACGCTGGTCATTTCAATGTTGAAATTCCAATAGAGAAAATAGAAAAAAATGCTGAAAAAACTTTTGAAGCGAGAGAAAATGTAAAAGGATATATAATAAATGGTAAAAAAATATTCGTTATTGGTGAAGGAAGACTCGTAAACCTTGCAGCTGGAGATGGTCATCCAATTGAAATTATGGATCTTTCATTTGCACTTCAAACATTGTCGTTAATTTATATTCATAAAAATTATAAAAATCTTGAAAACAAAGTTTATCAATACCCTGAAGAATTAGATGAAAAGGTTGCAACATTAAAACTTAAATCCCTAGGGATAGAAATTGATAAGTTATCAGAAGAACAAAAGGAGTACCTGAAAGGATATTGATACTATGGAAAAAATTCTAGTATTAAATTCAATTGAAGATAACTTACATTATGCTATAATCGAAAACAATAAATTAGTAGAACTATTTTCAGATGAAGAAAAAAAACTAACTGGAAATATTTATCTTGGAAAAGTTGAAAAAGTTGTTAATGCGCTTGATGCAATTTTTGTCAACATAGGTGAAAAAAAGAATGGATTTTTGAGAATTAAAGATATACCTGAAAAATACTATGATTATTTTTCATTGAAAGAAATCAAAGAAGGTT of the Thermosipho japonicus genome contains:
- a CDS encoding 2-oxoacid:ferredoxin oxidoreductase subunit beta, encoding MKRDDLINYLRIDRWPTVWCPGCGNGIILKSFIDAVNELKLEKDRVAVVSGIGCSSRATGYLDFNTMHTLHGRAIAFATGVKLARPDFKVVVMGGDGDITAIGGNHFIHACRRNLDITVIIFNNMIYGMTGGQHSPTTPHEKIASTMPYGNIENSFDIVELALTSGATYVARSTVYHYPLTVKYIKEGISHRGMSVIEVLTNCHTYYGRYNGMRNAWDLHEYFKNNTVMKEKAEKLSKEELDGKIIIGQFKKEEKPDFYENYKKIFSIVKNSEV
- a CDS encoding deoxycytidylate deaminase: MNLDSYLKNLKITKSGDKRESWDSYFLKIAEIIATRSTCFHRKVGAVIVKDKRILATGYNQPPSGFPHCDDIGCIRDDLNIKSGENQEVCYALHAEQNALMQAAKFGISTDDATIYVTHKPCSVCARLIINAGIKRVVYLNDYPDSLTDFLFKTSKISVEKHGGVIHEKG
- a CDS encoding adenosylhomocysteinase gives rise to the protein MESGRKKIEWVSNFMPLLNYLKKEYKGVFNGTKIGMAIHLEAKTAYLAITLKELGADVFVTGCNPLSTQDDVAAALSEYGITVHAKRTHDEKIYFNNLNKVLDHEPELILDDGADLSVILHTERTELLKNVKGISEETTTGVRRLLNLQEKGLLKVPVIAVNNAKMKHFFDNRYGTGQSTWDSIMRNTNTLIAGKNVVIAGYGWCGRGIAMRAKGLGANVIVTEVDPIKAIEALMDGFNVMKMSEAAKIADIVVTSTGVKDVVKYEDILNMKNGVILANAGHFNVEIPIEKIEKNAEKTFEARENVKGYIINGKKIFVIGEGRLVNLAAGDGHPIEIMDLSFALQTLSLIYIHKNYKNLENKVYQYPEELDEKVATLKLKSLGIEIDKLSEEQKEYLKGY